Proteins from a genomic interval of Marinifilum sp. JC120:
- a CDS encoding sulfide/dihydroorotate dehydrogenase-like FAD/NAD-binding protein, with protein MSNKILTKKALIPGQTSMLVIDCPQIAKKAKPGNFVILRIHDKGERIPLTIADTNKEAGTITIVYLVVGKSSALLETLNEGDTILDVCGPLGKATHIEKSGTVICVGGGTGIAAMHHIAKGHHMAGNHVVAIVGARSENMLLFCTELGYFCPELLIATDDGSTGHKGFVTDLLRERLEQDKDVSEVVAIGPVPMMEAVAKVTKPFGVKTTVSLNSIMVDGVGMCGACRCSVGGETKFACVDGPEFDGHEVDFNELKMRLTQYKEEEDLSMQMFRSCSCHGE; from the coding sequence ATGAGCAACAAAATTCTGACTAAAAAAGCACTTATCCCCGGCCAGACATCCATGCTGGTCATTGACTGTCCTCAAATTGCCAAAAAGGCTAAACCGGGAAATTTTGTAATTCTACGCATCCATGACAAAGGTGAACGAATTCCCCTCACCATAGCTGACACCAACAAAGAAGCTGGCACCATTACCATAGTATATCTTGTCGTCGGCAAAAGTTCAGCCCTGCTTGAAACATTAAATGAAGGGGACACCATCCTTGATGTCTGCGGTCCTCTGGGCAAAGCTACCCATATTGAAAAATCAGGCACTGTCATCTGTGTGGGCGGCGGAACCGGAATCGCAGCCATGCACCACATTGCCAAAGGCCACCACATGGCCGGAAACCATGTTGTCGCCATTGTGGGCGCACGCAGCGAGAACATGCTCCTTTTCTGTACCGAACTGGGCTACTTCTGCCCTGAGCTGCTCATTGCCACTGATGACGGCAGTACCGGACACAAAGGGTTTGTCACCGATCTCCTGCGTGAACGTCTTGAACAGGACAAAGACGTATCCGAAGTAGTGGCCATCGGCCCCGTGCCCATGATGGAAGCGGTCGCCAAGGTAACCAAGCCTTTCGGCGTCAAGACCACTGTCAGCCTGAACTCCATCATGGTTGACGGCGTGGGTATGTGCGGAGCCTGCCGTTGCAGTGTTGGCGGAGAAACCAAATTCGCCTGTGTGGACGGCCCGGAATTCGACGGTCATGAAGTTGATTTCAATGAACTGAAAATGCGCCTCACCCAGTACAAGGAAGAGGAAGACCTTTCAATGCAAATGTTCAGGAGTTGTAGCTGCCATGGTGAATAA
- the gltA gene encoding NADPH-dependent glutamate synthase, with protein MVNKQNFTPTRTPMPEQPADVRNKNFKEVALGYSKEEAMAEAARCLQCKKPFCQKGCPVEIDIKGFIKHLADGDIPSAYRVIKDTNALPAVCGRVCPQESQCEGACILGKKYEPVAIGRLERFVADTFDSDSACEMITGHTACSLPNDQFKVACIGSGPSSLTVAGYLAARGVPVTVYEALHEVGGVLIYGIPEFRLPKDIVAREVGALWSKGVTFMPNYVGGKTITVQDLFDDGFDAVFIGVGAGLPWFLNIPGENLVGVYSSNEYLTRINLGRAYEFPKYDTPAPKARNVAVIGGGNVAMDAARTALRLGAENVYITYRRTQEEMPARLEELHHAIEEGVQLELLTSPIAINGDENSHVKSMTLQVMELGEPDESGRRRPVAVEGKTKELEVDMVILAVGTGANPVLLEATPGLDLNKWGYIVTDAESGETSIPNVYAGGDIAGGSATVISAMGAGRRAAKTIADKLGV; from the coding sequence ATGGTGAATAAACAGAATTTTACCCCCACACGTACCCCCATGCCGGAACAACCGGCTGACGTCCGCAACAAGAACTTCAAAGAAGTAGCCCTCGGCTATTCAAAAGAAGAAGCCATGGCCGAAGCTGCGCGCTGTCTACAGTGCAAAAAGCCGTTCTGCCAGAAAGGCTGCCCTGTTGAAATCGACATCAAAGGTTTCATCAAACATTTAGCTGACGGCGACATTCCTTCCGCTTACCGGGTCATCAAGGACACCAACGCCCTGCCCGCTGTCTGTGGACGCGTCTGTCCGCAGGAATCCCAGTGCGAAGGAGCCTGCATTCTCGGCAAAAAGTACGAACCGGTAGCCATCGGCCGTCTTGAAAGATTTGTTGCCGACACCTTTGACAGTGATTCCGCCTGTGAAATGATCACCGGGCACACAGCCTGTTCCCTGCCCAACGACCAATTCAAGGTCGCCTGCATCGGTTCCGGGCCTTCCAGCCTGACCGTAGCCGGATACCTTGCCGCGCGCGGTGTACCTGTAACAGTCTATGAAGCCCTGCACGAAGTGGGCGGCGTACTCATCTACGGTATCCCTGAATTTCGTCTGCCCAAAGACATCGTTGCCCGTGAAGTGGGCGCGCTCTGGTCCAAAGGCGTAACTTTCATGCCCAACTATGTGGGCGGTAAGACCATCACCGTGCAGGATCTGTTTGATGATGGTTTTGATGCCGTATTCATCGGCGTTGGTGCAGGTCTGCCGTGGTTCCTGAATATTCCCGGCGAGAACCTCGTCGGTGTATATTCTTCCAACGAATACCTGACCCGTATCAACCTTGGCCGCGCTTACGAATTCCCGAAATATGACACTCCCGCTCCCAAGGCCCGCAACGTGGCTGTCATCGGCGGCGGCAACGTAGCCATGGACGCTGCGCGCACTGCCCTACGTCTCGGTGCTGAAAATGTTTACATCACCTATCGCCGTACTCAGGAAGAGATGCCCGCCCGTCTTGAAGAGCTGCATCATGCCATTGAGGAAGGTGTACAGCTTGAGCTTCTCACCTCGCCCATTGCCATCAACGGTGATGAAAATTCGCATGTTAAGTCCATGACCCTGCAGGTGATGGAGCTTGGCGAGCCTGATGAGTCCGGTCGTCGCCGTCCCGTTGCAGTGGAAGGCAAGACCAAAGAGCTTGAAGTCGACATGGTTATTCTCGCAGTGGGAACCGGAGCCAACCCGGTTCTGCTCGAAGCTACCCCCGGACTTGATCTCAACAAGTGGGGTTACATCGTAACCGATGCGGAAAGCGGAGAGACTTCCATTCCTAATGTATACGCAGGCGGCGATATCGCAGGCGGGTCCGCAACTGTAATATCAGCCATGGGCGCAGGACGCCGCGCGGCTAAGACTATCGCGGACAAATTGGGGGTATAG
- a CDS encoding serine dehydratase subunit alpha family protein, giving the protein MLNKKWSEFAEILKREVVPALGCTEPVAIALAAAKAAETLGKEAEKVVVKVSGNLLKNGMGVGVPGTGMTGLDIAAAVGVTGGKSELALEVLRDLDAEQLAAGKKLLADGRLHVELADTEELLYVEAVVESGADSARCVIARAHAAIVLVEKNGEDIFSAPLLSNEKKESGCTMSMEEIFEYATKAPVEDLRFILEAVELNEKVATEGLTDDWGLKVGKSIAQDIEDGIRSDDIVSYAIKMTAAASDARMEGIQMPVMSNSGSGNQGLTATLPVLAFARRRNATEEELIRALILSHLSAVHMKSHLGKLSALCGASLAATASGCGIVLLFGGGLKEVEGAMKNTLGDIAGMICDGAKTSCALKVASAVEAAINSALLAMKGISIPGKDGILDDDIEACIRNVGELGSVGMAQTDKVILKIMTEKHTTAPAA; this is encoded by the coding sequence ATGCTTAATAAAAAATGGTCTGAATTCGCAGAAATTCTCAAGCGTGAAGTTGTTCCTGCTTTGGGCTGCACAGAGCCTGTTGCAATCGCCCTTGCCGCTGCCAAGGCTGCTGAAACTCTTGGTAAAGAAGCCGAGAAGGTCGTTGTTAAAGTGAGCGGCAACCTGCTCAAGAACGGCATGGGCGTAGGCGTTCCCGGCACCGGGATGACCGGGCTGGACATCGCTGCAGCCGTGGGTGTTACCGGCGGTAAATCTGAACTCGCACTGGAAGTGCTGCGTGACCTTGATGCTGAGCAACTGGCAGCAGGTAAGAAATTGTTGGCTGACGGACGTTTGCACGTAGAGTTGGCCGATACAGAAGAATTGCTTTACGTGGAAGCTGTTGTTGAATCAGGTGCTGATTCAGCCCGCTGCGTAATCGCCCGTGCGCATGCCGCCATTGTGCTGGTGGAAAAGAATGGTGAAGATATTTTTTCCGCTCCGCTGCTCAGCAATGAGAAGAAAGAATCCGGCTGCACCATGAGCATGGAAGAAATTTTTGAATACGCCACTAAGGCTCCAGTGGAAGATCTGCGCTTTATCCTTGAAGCTGTTGAGCTTAATGAAAAAGTTGCCACTGAAGGGCTTACTGATGATTGGGGCTTAAAAGTCGGTAAATCCATTGCTCAGGACATTGAAGACGGCATCCGTTCTGATGACATTGTTTCCTACGCAATCAAGATGACTGCCGCAGCTTCCGATGCGCGTATGGAAGGCATCCAGATGCCGGTAATGAGCAACTCCGGTAGCGGTAATCAGGGACTCACCGCGACTTTGCCTGTATTGGCTTTTGCCAGACGCCGTAATGCTACTGAAGAAGAACTTATCCGTGCCCTGATCCTCAGCCACCTTTCCGCTGTGCATATGAAGAGTCACCTCGGCAAGCTTTCCGCTCTTTGCGGTGCAAGTCTTGCTGCCACGGCTTCTGGTTGCGGCATTGTGCTTCTATTCGGTGGCGGGCTGAAAGAAGTTGAAGGTGCCATGAAGAACACCCTTGGCGATATTGCCGGAATGATCTGTGACGGTGCAAAGACCTCCTGCGCATTGAAGGTTGCTTCCGCAGTTGAAGCGGCTATCAACTCCGCACTACTGGCCATGAAAGGAATCTCCATTCCCGGTAAAGACGGAATCCTAGATGATGATATCGAAGCCTGCATCCGCAACGTTGGTGAGCTTGGTTCCGTGGGTATGGCTCAGACAGATAAGGTAATTCTCAAGATTATGACTGAAAAACACACAACTGCTCCGGCAGCTTAA
- a CDS encoding dicarboxylate/amino acid:cation symporter, translated as MSKESKFKEFGLIIKLLFGIAAGVGIGLFANHAVMEVVVTAKYVMGQFIFYTVPLVILAFIAPAITRLGQNASKMLGVGVSLAYLSAAGAATMAAVAGYVLIPHLSIATQVEGLRELPEVVFQLSIPPIMSVMTALVTAIVLGIATIWVKAKTFESMLGEFENIMMQVVTRIIIPVLPFFIAATFAGLAYEGSLTKQLPVFLEVIVIVLAGHFIWLAFLYSLAGIISKRNPLEVFRHYPPAYLTAVGTMSSAATLPVSLECAGKSKALGKDTVEFMVPLGATIHLCGSVLTETFFAMTISMMLYGTLPSVGTMTMFILLFGIFAIGAPGVPGGTVMASLGIVVGVLGFDPAGVALLLAVFALQDSFGTACNVTGDGALALMMEGIFNRNGELDKSRAS; from the coding sequence ATGTCTAAGGAATCAAAATTTAAAGAGTTTGGGCTAATCATTAAACTGCTTTTCGGTATTGCAGCAGGTGTTGGTATCGGTCTTTTTGCCAACCATGCGGTAATGGAAGTTGTGGTTACTGCTAAGTACGTAATGGGGCAGTTCATTTTTTATACTGTTCCTCTTGTCATTCTGGCTTTTATCGCCCCGGCGATTACCAGACTGGGCCAGAACGCATCAAAAATGCTGGGCGTGGGCGTCTCTCTTGCTTACCTTTCCGCAGCCGGGGCCGCCACTATGGCTGCCGTTGCCGGGTATGTTCTTATCCCGCATCTTTCCATTGCAACTCAGGTTGAAGGTCTTCGCGAACTTCCCGAAGTTGTCTTTCAGCTTTCCATTCCGCCGATTATGTCTGTTATGACCGCTCTGGTTACCGCTATCGTACTCGGTATCGCCACCATCTGGGTCAAGGCCAAGACTTTTGAAAGTATGCTCGGTGAATTTGAAAATATTATGATGCAGGTTGTTACCCGTATCATCATTCCTGTTCTTCCCTTTTTTATTGCAGCCACTTTTGCAGGTCTTGCTTACGAAGGCAGCCTCACCAAGCAGCTTCCCGTATTTTTGGAAGTTATCGTGATTGTTCTTGCCGGGCATTTTATCTGGCTTGCATTTCTCTACTCTCTCGCAGGTATTATTTCCAAGCGTAATCCCCTTGAAGTGTTCAGGCATTATCCCCCCGCATACCTTACTGCGGTTGGTACCATGTCCAGTGCCGCAACCCTGCCTGTTTCCCTTGAATGCGCAGGTAAATCCAAGGCTCTCGGCAAGGACACCGTTGAATTTATGGTTCCCCTTGGCGCAACCATCCACCTCTGCGGTTCCGTGCTCACTGAGACCTTTTTTGCCATGACCATTTCCATGATGCTTTACGGTACCCTGCCTTCCGTGGGCACAATGACCATGTTCATCCTGCTCTTCGGTATCTTCGCCATCGGCGCTCCCGGTGTTCCCGGCGGAACCGTTATGGCTTCCCTTGGTATCGTAGTCGGCGTACTCGGCTTCGACCCCGCAGGTGTGGCACTGCTGCTGGCAGTCTTCGCCCTTCAGGACAGCTTCGGTACTGCCTGTAACGTTACCGGTGACGGTGCCCTTGCCCTCATGATGGAAGGTATCTTCAACCGTAACGGTGAACTCGACAAAAGCCGAGCCTCTTAG
- a CDS encoding RidA family protein: protein MKKVVVSEKAPAAVGCYSHAIEIGNMVFTSGQLPINAETGKMPEGPAAQAKQALDNLKYVLEAADSSMDNVVKTTVLIQNIEDFAAINEVYATYFVEPFPARSCFEVANLPLGALVEIEAVAAK, encoded by the coding sequence ATGAAAAAAGTAGTTGTAAGTGAGAAAGCTCCAGCAGCAGTCGGATGCTACTCTCACGCGATTGAAATCGGAAATATGGTTTTTACCTCCGGTCAGCTGCCCATCAATGCAGAAACCGGAAAGATGCCTGAAGGCCCTGCTGCGCAGGCTAAGCAGGCTCTCGATAATCTTAAGTACGTTCTTGAAGCAGCGGACTCTTCCATGGATAACGTGGTCAAGACCACTGTGCTGATCCAGAATATCGAAGACTTTGCCGCCATCAACGAAGTCTACGCGACTTATTTTGTTGAGCCTTTCCCGGCTCGCAGCTGTTTTGAAGTGGCTAATCTTCCTCTTGGTGCTTTGGTGGAGATTGAGGCTGTTGCGGCGAAATAA